The Paraburkholderia agricolaris genome includes the window CGGTACCGAATCAAGCCGGGTATTACGGGGTGGGCGCAGATCAACGGATTCAGAGGGGAGACAGACCAGATCGAGAAGATGCAAGGACGCGTCGAACATGACCTGTATTACCTGCGCAATTGGTCATTCGGGCTCGACATGCGGATTGTCGCGGCGACGATAGCGAAAGGGCTGATCCATAGCAACGCGTACTGACACTTGCACACAATAAGAAAACACATGGCCACGAGATCACGCGGACAACTATTCGTATTGGCGCCGACAGCCGTTGCAGTCGCTTCCTTTCTGGCATTTTCGGCATCGGTACAAGCGGCCGAGCCGGCGTTGAATGCGTTAGGCCAGGCCGGTGGCCTAGTCATTCCGTATGCGTTTGCTTTGCCCGAAGGTACAGGAGAAGTTCAGTACAACAACTACATCGACCCGCGATACGGAAAACAGGCGACCGGCTCAGAAGTCTATTGGGGCGCCTTCGGACTGCTGCCTTACGTTGAAGTTGCGGGCGGGCTGGCCAACTATCCGACGGTCAAGTCGGTTCAGTTCACTGGCGAGGAGCATTTCATATTTCGGCATCTGATGGCCAATGTCAAGGTCGAAGTACCGAAGTTCTTCAAGTATCAGCCGAACATTGCGTTCGGTGTGACGGACATTGGTGGTCAGACACATTTCTTCCGTTCGAAGTACGGCGTGGTGTCGCAAGCGTTCGGACCGGTGACATTGACGGCCGGTTACGGCCGGGGCGATCGACTTGACGGTTTGTTCGGCGGCGCGCAGGTCTCGCTGTGGAACACGGGGCTGTCGCTGCTCGCAGAAGATGATTCGAAGACGCCTTATGCCGGTGTACGTTATCAATCGCCGCGAATTAGCTGGCTTGCCGATGCGAACGTGATCGGCACGTTCATGCGCTCGATTCGTTCGACCGATGGCGTGGCGCCGCGCACTTCATTCTCGGTGGGCATTCAGATTCCGCTGGGCAAGCGCTTTAGCGGTGCGCGTTGTGCAGAGGGCTTGTGCGACGGGCCGCAAGTACCCGCAGCCCAAACCGCGGATGCCGACGATGACGGCGCCATCCGCCTCGCCAGCCTGCAACCGGTGGACACACGCGCAGCCAATGCCGGGCACAGTGCACTGGCCGCCGCGCCGATCACGTATGTGCCGCCTTTGCAGTCGTATGCGTCCGTGATGCTGAGTGACGTGACAGCGGGTAAATCGTCCGACACGCCGTCTGCCGCCATTCCGGAAGCGCTGGATACCTCCGCGCTCGATGAGATCGCCGCGCAACTGTTTGCTGCCGGACTCGAACGTGTGCGTGTCGGGGTCAGCGGTCGCGATCTGGTGGTCGAGTACGAGAACCATCGCTACAACCAGAACGAAGCCGATGCGCTCGGTATTGCGCTCGGTGTCGCGAGTGTGAATGCACCTCATGGCACCGCCAGGATTCACGTGGTCATCAAGAAGGCCAATGAACCAATAGGCGAAGTCATTGTGGACCGCGACGCATTTGCGCAGTTCATTGCCGGCGGCGCGCCGACAGCTGCGGGTGCTTCATTGACGATGCGTACGCGTCCAACCTACGACGCGGATTCGATCGCATGGCATGGCAACGAACACACGCATGGGTTGACGCGGATTCAGATCGAGCCGGTGGTCAGTTACCTGTACGGCACCGAGTACGGTGTCTTCGATGTTTCGCTGGGCGCCAACATTGAAGGATTCGTGCCGCTTTGGCGGGGTGCGGAGTTGTACGCGAGCTATATCGCGCCGCTCTACAACACCAAAAACATGGACGAGGGCCGGGTGTTCAGCGATTACCGCTTGCGCGGTGGCCTGAATGCGGTCGCCCTGGCGCAAAGCTTCTGGATCATGCCGCAAGTGTTCAACGTGGCATCGATCGGAAAGTTCGACTACTCGTACGTCGGTGTGCAGAACGAAACCACGGTATTCGTGCCGGGACGCCCCGATCTGATTCGTCTGCGGCTCGCCTATTTTCACCATGAACCGGGTCATGACGAATTGCCGAGCGAGAAGAATGCCGAGCTGACTTACCGCTGGGTCCAACCGTCCTGGAAGCTGTGGATCGAAGCCGGGGTGGCGCGTTTTGTTGGAGGAGACAAGGGACCGGTTGCGACACTGACACGCTGGTTCGACGACGTATCAGTGAGTGTGCATGGCGAACATAGCGGGCAGGGCACGTTTGTGGGGGCAGCAGTCAGCTTCCCACTGACGTTGCGCCAGGGCATGAAGCCGGGGATCAGCCAGGTGTACGGCTCGGAGCAGTTCGGGCTCGATTTCCGCACGCGGGTGGGCTCGACGAATTACCTGTCGGCCAATGCGGCGGAGAACATGAGTTTCCCGTATAGCACACAGCAGTATTTGTTGAATCAGGGCCGCTTTAGCGGCGAGTACTTCTCGACTCAGCTCTATCGGATGCGTGATGCGTATCTGCGTTACGGGCGGCCGCCTAGTGACGGTACTGACGGCACTGACCGCACGAAACAGAAACCGCAAGTGAGTGTGCCTGCCGTGTCGACGGGCGCCGTGCTTTCACAGGGCATCTGCGGAAACGGTTTGCAGGGTGTAGGCGACGGACGGGCTTTGGCACCGGTCAATTGTGAATGACTTTCTTTGGAGATAGGCGATGAAGCTTCTAAACGGCGCCACGCTGCGCTCGCTGCAGTTCGGATCGATCGTGCTTGCCACCAGCGCGCTGGTCGCATGTGGTGGTGGAACCAGCACCGGCAGTTCGCCGGTCGGGACGGTAAACGGCACGGCCGCTGTTGGCGCGGCACTCGCTAACGCAAGTATCACGCTGGCCTGCAAGAACGGCTCGGGCAGTGCAACGGCAAATTCGAACGGCGCTTATACGGCGACCTTCGCGTTTGACGGTCCTTGCGCGATTACCGCGACCAGCGGTGCGATCACGATTCACTCGTTTGCTGCCGGCGCGGGTACTTTCAATGTGACGCCGCTGACAGAACTGTTGCTGGACTACCTGGCGGGGCAATTGGGTACGACTGTGAGCGGC containing:
- a CDS encoding YjbH domain-containing protein gives rise to the protein MATRSRGQLFVLAPTAVAVASFLAFSASVQAAEPALNALGQAGGLVIPYAFALPEGTGEVQYNNYIDPRYGKQATGSEVYWGAFGLLPYVEVAGGLANYPTVKSVQFTGEEHFIFRHLMANVKVEVPKFFKYQPNIAFGVTDIGGQTHFFRSKYGVVSQAFGPVTLTAGYGRGDRLDGLFGGAQVSLWNTGLSLLAEDDSKTPYAGVRYQSPRISWLADANVIGTFMRSIRSTDGVAPRTSFSVGIQIPLGKRFSGARCAEGLCDGPQVPAAQTADADDDGAIRLASLQPVDTRAANAGHSALAAAPITYVPPLQSYASVMLSDVTAGKSSDTPSAAIPEALDTSALDEIAAQLFAAGLERVRVGVSGRDLVVEYENHRYNQNEADALGIALGVASVNAPHGTARIHVVIKKANEPIGEVIVDRDAFAQFIAGGAPTAAGASLTMRTRPTYDADSIAWHGNEHTHGLTRIQIEPVVSYLYGTEYGVFDVSLGANIEGFVPLWRGAELYASYIAPLYNTKNMDEGRVFSDYRLRGGLNAVALAQSFWIMPQVFNVASIGKFDYSYVGVQNETTVFVPGRPDLIRLRLAYFHHEPGHDELPSEKNAELTYRWVQPSWKLWIEAGVARFVGGDKGPVATLTRWFDDVSVSVHGEHSGQGTFVGAAVSFPLTLRQGMKPGISQVYGSEQFGLDFRTRVGSTNYLSANAAENMSFPYSTQQYLLNQGRFSGEYFSTQLYRMRDAYLRYGRPPSDGTDGTDRTKQKPQVSVPAVSTGAVLSQGICGNGLQGVGDGRALAPVNCE
- a CDS encoding carboxypeptidase regulatory-like domain-containing protein, with the protein product MKLLNGATLRSLQFGSIVLATSALVACGGGTSTGSSPVGTVNGTAAVGAALANASITLACKNGSGSATANSNGAYTATFAFDGPCAITATSGAITIHSFAAGAGTFNVTPLTELLLDYLAGQLGTTVSGLLAGISSNSSYQSALSNSTVIANAQAAVATLIKNTYGITLSSSSFLTVSFTPGAPGADADLDTLLAAGAITSNGQPAASLSSAATAAGAAAPISGGSGSNGSTGGTGGTGGTGTTTK